The Hymenobacter sp. DG25A nucleotide sequence GGGTGCCATCCAGCCAGCAGGTGGCTGCTGACCTTTCTCCAGCTGCGCCAGGCGAGCCAGGCCGATAGACGCTACCTGGGCCAGGTGCGTGGAAAGGGGCGCGTATTCGCGCAGGCTGGGTGATGTTTGCAGCAACGGCTGCACGCGCACCTCATTCAGCTGCCAGATTTGCAGCTGGCTGCGCAGGCCATTGAACACGCGGCGGGCAGTGGCGGTGCGGGGGAGCTTGCCTTGGTTGGCCTTTACCAAAGCCAGCAGGCTATCCACCTGCACCCCAAACTGGCGGGCTTTTTCTGATTCGGCGGGGGCGGCATCTACCAGGCGGTTTAGCGGAGTTTGGGGCGTGTAGGTGAAGCCCTGGAAATGCCGCTTGTACTCCTTCACGGGTTCCAGCACTTCGGCCAGGGTGCGCAAAGCCGTTACATCGGGGGAGCCGGCCAGCTGTTGCAGAATTTGCTCCGGTGCCTGGCGATGTTGCAGCCCCAGGGTTTCCAGCTGAGCTGATACCGCGGCCAGGCGGCGGTACATATCCGGTACATCGGTAACGGTACCGGCCGACCACAGACGCTCGGCCACGGCGGCGGCTCGGGGCCAGATGCGGCTGTCAATGATATTGGCGTCGGCAAACTCACTCCACATAGTGGCTTCGCCGCCCAGAATCAATTTCTTCTGGGCTTCTGTGAGGGGGGCGTCGACTGGCAGCGGATCAGTAAGGTAGTGAGAGGCGGCGGAGAAGTTCAGGTCCAGGTAATACCCATTGGAGAGCAGAGCCGGGTGGCCTTCTTTGGCGGCATCGTACAGGCCTTTCTTACCGCGCCAGCTTTGGATAACGGCATCAGTGGGCAGCCCCGGGCCCAGAATTTCATCCCAGCCAATCATCTTCTTGTTGTACTTCTGCACAATGGTCAGCACCCGGCGGTTGAACTGGGTCTGAAGCTGATGCTTATCGGGCAGGCCTTTGGGGGTGAGCATGCCCTGCGCGCGCATATACTGGGCAATGCGCGGGTTGCGCCGCCACTGCCGCCCGTCGTTCTCGTCGCCGCCGATGTGGAAATACGGGTCGGGAAACAGCTGGGTCATCTCCGCAAACAGGGAGTCGATGAAGGTATAGGTGGTTTCGCGGGTAGGATCGAGGGCAATATTGGAGGTGCGAAAGCTCTGATAGGGCGTGTAAACGGTATCAATAGAAGCCAGGCGCGGGTAAGCCACCAGCCAGCTGGTGGCATGGCTGGGAACATCGAACTCGGGAATCACCCGAATGCCCCGCGCGGCGGCATAGTCCAGGACTTCCTTAATCTGGACGCGGGTGTAGAAGCCGGGCGTAGTGCTGCCGGCCTGATGCAGCCGCGGAAACACGCGGCTTTCTACCCGAAATGCCTGGTCATCGGTGAGGTGCCAGTGCAGCACGTTCAGCTTCACGGCGGCCATGGCATCCAGGTTGCGCTTGAGCACGGGCACCGGCATAAAGTGCCGGGCGGCATCAATCAGCAGGCCGCGCCACGCAAAACGGGGCCGGTCGTGAATATCGGCCTCCGGGAAATAAAAGGACTTTTTCTCTACGGTGAGTAGCTGCTGCAACGTAGCCAGCCCGCGCAGAATGCCCAGGCTGGTAGGCGCTTCCAGCACCACGCCAATGGGCGTTACGCGCAAGGTGTACGACTCATCTTCGCCCAGCATTACTTTGCCGGAGCGGCCATACCGGATGCTCAACTCGGTGGGCTGGGTGGGCTCACTTTGGGCAAAGGCCAGACTCGGGCGCCCGGTGCGCTCAATCAGCCAGAAATTAAAGCGCTGCACCGCGGCCGTTACCGCAGAATCTGCCGGGGCGGAGGGGAGCAGCACGCGCCAGTGCTGCTTAACCACAAAACGGCCTTTGCCCCATTTCAGCTCGGCGGGTACCGGCATCAGGTTGCGAGTGGCCGTAGTAGGCTGCGCCTGAAGGATAACGGCCGGAAAAAGAAAAAGCAGGGAAAGAGCAAAGAAGCGGAGACGCTGAAGCATAGGGCTACACAAGGGAACAGAAGCGCTGAAAGATACGGGCCAGCGCGGTTTTGGGTAGCCCTTCGAACTTCATGCCAGCCTGCCGGGCTTAAATCAGCCCCCGGGCCTTAAACTCCAGATACCGGTTGATAGTATTGGCCGTGAGGTGCTGCGGGGCCGTGAGCAGGGCATGAATGCCATAGCGCTGCAGTTCCAGCACAATCTGCCGCTTCTCCTGCGCAAACTGCTCGGCAATGGTCTGGTTGTAAACGTCCTCGGTGGATTGCGCCGGGGTATTCAGAAACTGATGCAGCTCGGTGTTCTCGAAAAATACCACCAGCAGCAGGTGGTCTTTGGCCAGGCGGCGCAGATAG carries:
- a CDS encoding beta-N-acetylhexosaminidase, translating into MLQRLRFFALSLLFLFPAVILQAQPTTATRNLMPVPAELKWGKGRFVVKQHWRVLLPSAPADSAVTAAVQRFNFWLIERTGRPSLAFAQSEPTQPTELSIRYGRSGKVMLGEDESYTLRVTPIGVVLEAPTSLGILRGLATLQQLLTVEKKSFYFPEADIHDRPRFAWRGLLIDAARHFMPVPVLKRNLDAMAAVKLNVLHWHLTDDQAFRVESRVFPRLHQAGSTTPGFYTRVQIKEVLDYAAARGIRVIPEFDVPSHATSWLVAYPRLASIDTVYTPYQSFRTSNIALDPTRETTYTFIDSLFAEMTQLFPDPYFHIGGDENDGRQWRRNPRIAQYMRAQGMLTPKGLPDKHQLQTQFNRRVLTIVQKYNKKMIGWDEILGPGLPTDAVIQSWRGKKGLYDAAKEGHPALLSNGYYLDLNFSAASHYLTDPLPVDAPLTEAQKKLILGGEATMWSEFADANIIDSRIWPRAAAVAERLWSAGTVTDVPDMYRRLAAVSAQLETLGLQHRQAPEQILQQLAGSPDVTALRTLAEVLEPVKEYKRHFQGFTYTPQTPLNRLVDAAPAESEKARQFGVQVDSLLALVKANQGKLPRTATARRVFNGLRSQLQIWQLNEVRVQPLLQTSPSLREYAPLSTHLAQVASIGLARLAQLEKGQQPPAGWMAPLQKQLDAAKAPAGQTELVVVDPIKRLLSQ